One stretch of Plodia interpunctella isolate USDA-ARS_2022_Savannah chromosome 10, ilPloInte3.2, whole genome shotgun sequence DNA includes these proteins:
- the LOC128672894 gene encoding E3 ubiquitin-protein ligase MARCHF6, with the protein MMDSDASGADFCRFCRSEASSDRPLFHPCICTGSIKWIHQECLVQWMRYSRKEICELCGHRFSFMPIYSPDMPRRLPIRDVVGGLVTSVASAVKDWLHYTLVALAWLGIVPLTACRTYRCLFSGSLDPVISLPFDIVSAENLAKDVFSGCFVVTCTLFSFIGLVWLREQIMHGGGPDWMEREVLPAPAQDDIPLPDNNNEQVNEQAEDLAGREEGNGDGVEDPLVGDEANWNPMEWDRAAAEELTWARLLGLDGSMVFLEHVFWVVSLNTLFIVVFAFCPYHIGRIGAAVAGFNAEGPFAGPLTALAGYCLVGAILVVFHAIAALLRLRSAKKALGFCYVVVKVALLSVVEIGVIPLVCGWWLDLCSLSMFDATLKDREASLQAAPWTLMFIHWLVGMVYVYYFASFILLLREVLRPGVLWFLKNLNDPDFSPVQEMIHLSVWSHIRRLVLSAMIFGTAVLFMLWLPIRVIKYVIPGFLPYAVAVHTEAPVNELSLELLLLQVILPALLEQSHTRTWLKAGLRAWCALAAGLLGLRSYLLGELRSESPLAQQQPPPHQLAAAHQALMRRDGPAGFEPYARVSWFPLRLAALLVLVSISLVMASALTLVIPVAIGRKVMAIWLPKASEGVHELYTAACGMYVCWALGRGGTLAAGWAGYGRSALLGRCALWARLALRAALAALALLGLVPLLFGLLLELVLVIPLRVPLEQSPVLFVWQDWALGVLYTKIVCALTMMGPDWSMRRAIEKAYRDGIREMDLKFILTQVAAPIVCWLGLALAVPYAFAHSVAPLVVTSAAQKNLLARRVYPALLLIAVLCALTVFQIRQFRKLYEHIKNDKYLVGQRLVNYDHRRHKQNAVTAN; encoded by the exons ATGATGGACTCTGACGCGTCCGGCGCAGACTTTTGCCGGTTTTGTAGATCGGAGGCATCCTCCGACCGCCCCCTGTTCCATCCTTGCATCTGTACGGGCTCCATAAAATGGATCCATCAGGAATGTTTAGTGCAGTGGATGAGATACTCTCGAAAGGAGATTTGCGAATTGTGTGGTCACCGATTCTCCTTTATGCCAATTTATTCCCCTGATATGCCGAGAAGGCTGCCTATTCGTGACGTAGTGGGAGGACTTGTGACTTCAGTGGCATCAGCCGTGAAAGATTGGCTTCATTACACCTTAGTGGCTCTGGCTTGGCTAGGCATTGTACCTCTGACAGCCTGTAGAACCTACCGTTGCTTGTTCTCAGGCTCGCTAGATCCAGTCATTTCCTTGCCTTTTGACATTGTATCTGCTGAGAATCTGGCAAAAGATGTTTTCTCAGGTTGTTTTGTTGTGACATGTACTCTGTTCTCATTTATTGGACTGGTTTGGCTGAGAGAGCAAATTATGCATGGAGGAGGACCAGACTGGATGGAAAGAGAAGTATTGCCAGCCCCAGCACAAGATGATATACCATTACCAGATAACAATAATGAACAAGTGAATGAGCAGGCTGAAGATCTTGCAGGACGAGAAGAAGGAAATGGTGACGGCGTCGAAGATCCGTTGGTCGGAGATGAAGCAAATTGGAATCCAATGGAATGGGACCGTGCAGCGGCTGAAGAGTTGACCTGGGCTCGGCTCTTGGGTTTGGATGGGTCTATGGTCTTTCTTGAGCATGTTTTCTGGGTTGTGTCATTGAATACCCTATTTATAGTAGTCTTTGCATTTTGCCCATACCATATCGGAAGAATAGGAGCAGCTGTGGCAGGTTTTAATGCTGAAGGTCCATTTGCCGGCCCACTGACAGCACTGGCAGGTTACTGTTTAGTGGGTGCCATCCTTGTGGTGTTTCATGCTATTGCCGCACTGCTACGTTTGCGGAGTGCTAAGAAAGCGCTTGGATTCTGCTATGTGGTGGTGAAAGTAGCTCTGCTATCTGTTGTTGAG aTTGGTGTGATACCACTGGTCTGTGGATGGTGGTTAGACCTCTGCTCCCTTTCAATGTTCGATGCTACCCTCAAAGACCGTGAAGCCAGCCTTCAAGCAGCCCCCTGGACACTCATGTTTATCCATTGGTTGGTCGGAATGGTCTATGTGTACTACTTTgcatcatttattttgttgctaAGAGAAGTTCTGAGGCCAGGAGTGTTGTGGTTCTTGAAGAATTTAAATGATCCAGATTTCAGCCCAGTACAG GAAATGATTCACCTGTCGGTTTGGTCTCATATTCGCCGGTTGGTACTCTCAGCCATGATATTTGGCACTGCCGTACTCTTCATGCTGTGGCTCCCAATCCGGGTGATCAAGTATGTCATCCCAGGATTCCTGCCGTATGCTGTGGCCGTACATACCGAGGCTCCGGTCAACGAACTCAGTCTAGAGTTATTGCTGTTACAA GTGATTCTGCCGGCGCTTCTAGAACAATCGCACACTAGAACTTGGTTGAAAGCGGGGCTCCGCGCGTGGTGCGCTTTAGCGGCGGGGCTACTAGGGCTGCGGTCCTACCTCCTCGGCGAGTTGCGCTCGGAGTCGCCGCTTGCGCAGCAGCAGCCGCCGCCGCATCAACTGGCGGCTGCGCATCAG gcgCTGATGCGTCGCGATGGGCCAGCCGGGTTTGAGCCATACGCACGAGTCTCGTGGTTCCCTCTACGACTTGCTGCTTTGTTGGTTCTCGTGTCTATCTCGCTTGTTATGGCGAGTGCTCTCACTCTG GTGATCCCAGTGGCCATCGGCAGAAAAGTAATGGCTATCTGGCTGCCGAAGGCGTCTGAAGGCGTCCACGAGCTATATACCGCGGCTTGTG GAATGTACGTATGCTGGGCCCTGGGCCGCGGCGGCACCCTGGCCGCGGGCTGGGCGGGCTACGGGCGCAGCGCGCTGCTGGGGCGCTGTGCGCTGTGGGCGCGGCTGGCGCTGCGGGCCGCGCTGGCGGCGCTGGCGCTGCTGGGGCTCGTGCCGCTGCTGTTCGGGCTGCTGCTGGAGCTG GTGCTAGTGATCCCACTTAGGGTTCCGCTAGAGCAATCCCCAGTTCTCTTCGTGTGGCAGGACTGGGCTCTAGGGGTTCTGTACACGAAGATCGTGTGCGCGCTGACGATGATGGGCCCCGATTGGAGCATGCGACGTGCGATTGAGAAGGCCTACCGAGATGGCATCAGGGAAATGGATCTCAA ATTCATATTGACGCAAGTGGCAGCCCCGATCGTGTGCTGGCTAGGGCTGGCACTAGCGGTGCCGTACGCGTTCGCGCACAGCGTGGCACCCCTAGTTGTGACGTCGGCCGCTCAAAAGAACCTACTGGCCAGGAGAGTATACCCAGCGTTGCTTCTCATTGCTGTGTTGTGTGCCCTCACCGTGTTCCAG ATCCGGCAATTCCGCAAGTTGTACGAACACATCAAAAACGACAAGTACCTTGTCGGGCAGAGGCTAGTGAACTACGACCATCGGCGACACAAACAGAACGCCGTCACAGCCAACTGA
- the Papst2 gene encoding adenosine 3'-phospho 5'-phosphosulfate transporter 2 yields MSSYKSQLMNSQKETQVDIGNEKFEAAVDSQMSKINILCLDLTPFSHLTQFLCCTVFVFICYLGYGYYVELIFSVPEIKPVSLYITLVQFIMTMLLSYAESLMRNPIQRKVPLGIYAVLAALTLGTMSLSNLALSYLNYPTQLIFKSCKLIPVMIGSIIILGKKYGFLDYVSAVIMCVGLTMFTLADAKVSSSFNFIGVVVISSALLCDAIIGNVQEKTMKQYQATNNEVVFYSYIIASGYLLVFTGTSGILVDGFKYCAEKPVMIYSNIFLLSLGGYMGLQAVLTLVRISGATVAVTVTTMRKALSIIISFLFFAKPFVFQYVWSGMLVALAIYLNHYSKKNPHYIPEPVLSFWLYFKSFHKGAKSKGKIYSDIV; encoded by the exons ATGAGTTCATACAAAAGCCAACTCATGAATTCTCAAAAAGAAACCCAAGTCGACATTGGCAATGAAAAGTTTGAAGCAGCTGTAGACAGCcagatgtcaaaaattaacaTTCTATGCCTGGATTTAACGCCTTTTAGCCATTTAACACAGTTTTTGTGTTGTacagtatttgtttttatatgttatttaggttatggttattacgtggaactAATTTTCTCTGTACCAGAGATAAAGCCTGTTAGTTTGTACATAACATTAGTTCAAtttataatgacaatgctaCTTAGTTATGCAGAATCCTTGATGAGGAATCCTATTCaaagaaa AGTGCCATTGGGTATTTATGCTGTCTTAGCTGCTCTGACACTAGGTACTATGTCACTATCGAATCTGGCACTAAGCTACTTAAACTACCCAACACAGTTGATTTTCAAGAGCTGCAAGTTGATACCTGTGATGATAggaagtattattatattgggaaaaaaatatggtttccTAGATTATGTATCCGCTGTGATTATGTGTGTGGGACTGACTATGTTTACTTTGG CCGATGCCAAAGTGTCATCCAGCTTCAATTTTATTGGAGTTGTTGTGATATCTTCAGCATTACTCTGTGATGCTATCATTGGTAATGTTCAAGAAAAAACCATGAAGCAATACCAAGCAACAAACAATGAAGTAGTGTTCTATTCATACATTATTGCCAGTGGTTATCTACTTGTTTTCACTGGCACTAGCGGGATATTGGTTGATGGATTTAAATACTGTGCTGAG aaaCCGGTGATGAtatattcaaacatatttCTGTTGAGTCTTGGCGGGTACATGGGCCTGCAAGCTGTGTTGACGTTAGTTCGTATCAGTGGCGCCACTGTCGCAGTCACAGTCACCACAATGAGGAAGGCGCTGTCCATAATCATATCGTTCCTCTTCTTCGCCAAGCCATTTGTCTTCCA ATATGTATGGTCTGGAATGCTGGTTGCGTTGgcgatatatttaaatcattatagTAAGAAAAATCCTCATTATATTCCTGAACCAGTGCTTAGTTTTTGGCTGTACTTTAAATCATTCCATAAAGGGGCCAAGTCGAAAGGCAAAATATATAGTGATATTgtgtag
- the LOC128673313 gene encoding glucose-1-phosphatase-like, which produces MFIIVPLIILASVEVNALYLKQVVFFSRHNIRAPLSKTLDELTEKKWPEWKTESAHLTPKGALLEGYMGEYFSKWLKAENFFQDGHMDEHGCPNSVHIYANAPQRTVATAKAFTKSAFPNCDIKVNFKENVIMDPVFHPVLRDTSAAFREIVINDIQKKLDELKLEDAYELINNIVEIKSSKLCVIKGFCDLTKRKDHVLYEIGEEPNLYGPLSIGNNIVDVFLMSLYQGHKMEDIAWGKIRTPSDWKILTKITKENQNVRFNGTFSKHLAEPLLDYMSNLFLNNSAPKLTGLFGHDSNLKTVMSALGFKPYELPRQHELTPIGGKLVFQKWYDVVSDRDLLKVDYIYPSVGHLRFSTKFWDEEPPETFVMQLHKCEIDENGFCPWNDFVNILRSLN; this is translated from the coding sequence ATGTTCATAATAGTACCATTAATAATTTTGGCAAGTGTAGAGGTTAACgcactttatttaaaacaagtgGTGTTTTTTAGTCGACATAATATTCGCGCACCCCTTTCGAAGACGCTCGACGAACTAACGGAGAAGAAATGGCCGGAGTGGAAAACAGAAAGTGCACATTTGACACCGAAAGGTGCATTGCTGGAAGGTTACATGGgcgaatatttttcaaaatggctGAAAGCGGAAAATTTCTTTCAAGACGGACACATGGACGAACACGGGTGTCCGAATTCAGTGCACATATACGCGAATGCGCCTCAACGGACCGTCGCTACAGCCAAAGCATTCACAAAGTCAGCATTCCCGAATTGTGACATTAAAgtgaattttaaagaaaacgtAATAATGGACCCTGTTTTTCATCCTGTTCTGCGGGACACATCTGCAGCATTCAGAGAAATAGTAATCAatgatatacaaaaaaaattagacgAACTGAAGCTCGAAGATGCGTACGagttaattaacaatataGTTGAGATTAAGTCGTCCAAATTATGTGTAATTAAAGGATTTTGTGACTTGACTAAGAGAAAAGATCACGTTTTATACGAAATCGGTGAAGAACCAAATTTGTACGGTCCGTTATCAATAGGAAATAATATCGTcgatgtatttttaatgagcCTCTACCAAGGGCATAAGATGGAGGATATAGCATGGGGCAAAATACGTACGCCATCCGAttggaaaatattaacaaaaataaccaAAGAAAATCAGAACGTAAGATTCAATGGCACATTTTCTAAACATTTAGCGGAACCTCTTTTGGATTACATGtcgaatttgtttttgaacaaCAGCGCTCCAAAATTAACTGGACTTTTTGGCCATGACTCCAATTTGAAAACAGTTATGTCGGCTTTGGGTTTCAAGCCTTACGAATTGCCAAGACAACATGAGCTGACACCGATAGGAGGTAAATTAGTATTCCAAAAGTGGTATGACGTCGTTTCAGACCGCGATTTGTTAAAAGTCGACTATATATATCCGTCAGTAGGTCATTTAAGATTCAGCACGAAATTTTGGGACGAGGAACCCCCAGAAACCTTCGTGATGCAACTTCACAAATGtgaaattgatgaaaatggTTTTTGCCCGTGGAATgatttcgtaaatattttacgaagTCTTAATTAG